The Corallococcus silvisoli genome contains a region encoding:
- a CDS encoding diguanylate cyclase domain-containing protein — protein MPYSLDDATATALVALHPRAARPGHAQEAPQAAAQELIASEQRRRGQPDATGAMHVLALTQGTLLKEEFDLSTHAHHDGWRVGAVMVDVKEMIHFNARFGFPAGDALLKATVASLAAQYPGARIVRFQPDGFAVLLLPTSQLTVREDGADTTRAKLAEALRPTLPPGAADTDVPDFTVALLELTVHQPSHWQVLGPLLWAEVERAYIMERTGRTHGLQRRRLRLDAFLPEPEGT, from the coding sequence ATGCCCTATTCGCTCGACGACGCCACCGCCACCGCCCTCGTCGCCCTCCACCCCCGGGCCGCCCGGCCCGGGCATGCGCAGGAGGCGCCCCAGGCGGCCGCCCAGGAACTCATCGCCTCCGAGCAGCGCCGGCGCGGCCAGCCGGACGCCACCGGGGCCATGCACGTGCTGGCGCTGACGCAAGGCACGCTCCTCAAGGAGGAGTTCGACCTGTCCACGCACGCGCACCACGACGGCTGGCGGGTGGGCGCGGTGATGGTGGACGTGAAGGAGATGATCCACTTCAACGCGCGCTTCGGCTTCCCCGCCGGGGACGCGCTGCTCAAGGCCACCGTCGCTTCGCTCGCGGCGCAGTACCCGGGAGCGCGCATCGTGCGCTTCCAGCCGGATGGCTTCGCGGTGCTGCTGCTGCCCACCTCCCAGCTCACCGTGCGCGAGGACGGGGCGGACACGACTCGCGCGAAGCTGGCGGAGGCCCTGCGCCCCACGCTGCCCCCGGGAGCCGCGGACACCGACGTGCCGGACTTCACCGTGGCGCTGCTGGAGCTGACGGTGCACCAGCCGTCACACTGGCAGGTGCTGGGGCCGCTCCTCTGGGCGGAGGTGGAGCGGGCCTACATCATGGAGCGCACCGGGCGGACCCACGGGCTGCAGCGCCGCCGCCTGCGCCTGGATGCGTTCCTCCCGGAGCCGGAAGGAACCTGA